Within Pseudomonas cichorii, the genomic segment TGCGCCTGCATCTGCCGCTGGCCCCCAATATCAATCACAAAAGCACGCTGTTCGGCGGCAGCCTGTATTGCGGCGCGGTGCTGGCGGGTTGGGGATGGCTGCACCTGCGGTTGCAGGAAGCCGGGATCGACGAGGGGCATATCGTGATTCAGGACGGACAGATCAGTTATCCGCTACCGGTTCGCGGCGACGCCATTGCCCTGTGCGATGCACCGGATGATGCGCAGTGGGACACATTCATCGCCACCTATCAACGCCGCGGCCGTGCGCGCCTGACCTTGCAGACCCGCATCACGGCGCAGGACAGCGAAGCGGATGCCGTGCGGTTTACCGGACAGTTTGTGCTGCATCGGTGAACCGGCATTCGCGAACCACACATATCGCGAATGAATTCGCTCCTACCGGGCCAACTCCAGCAGTTTCTCGCGCCATGTCGCCTTCGCAGGCAAGGCCAGGAAAAACGGGTTGAGCAAGGATTCGCGGGGCGGATAGCTGAACACTTCGCCATCGAGTTGCAGCACTTCGCCGCCCGCGCCTTCAAGCACACCTTGGGCTGCGGCGGTATCCCACTGAGAAGTCGGAGCCAGTCG encodes:
- a CDS encoding YiiD C-terminal domain-containing protein; protein product: MSSNEQDSPAQTLERVLHHDIPLTREMGMRVIDWQNHRLRLHLPLAPNINHKSTLFGGSLYCGAVLAGWGWLHLRLQEAGIDEGHIVIQDGQISYPLPVRGDAIALCDAPDDAQWDTFIATYQRRGRARLTLQTRITAQDSEADAVRFTGQFVLHR